A single genomic interval of Terriglobus albidus harbors:
- the gatA gene encoding Asp-tRNA(Asn)/Glu-tRNA(Gln) amidotransferase subunit GatA: protein MNLETLSIDQTRAALTSGETTATALAEVHYARIAQKDGEINSYLSLAKDRALAQAAKIDALAKAGDPLPPLAGVPLGIKDVLTMVGSPATAGSKILEGYHPPYDCTAVAKLEAAGAVLLGKLNCDEFAMGSSNENSAYGPVHNPRALDRVPGGSSGGSAAAVAAGFCVASLGTDTGGSIRQPAAFCGVTGLLPTWGRVSRFGLIAFASSLDRIGPFTRNVKDAATLLGVMAGSDIMDATASHTPVNDYVAESQKPVAGLKIGVPEEYFGEGLDLEIRAAVEKSIADLKAAGCEIKKISLPHTRYAIPTYYVIATAEASSNLSRFDGVRFGLRDKSASTLTGMYRQTRDAGFGAEVKRRILLGTYALSAGYYDAYYKKAQQVRTLLTRDFLSAFADVDAIVTPMTPTPAFKLGEKTDDPVAMYLADVYTVAASLAGICGVSVPCGNTKEGLPIGVQILGRHFDEGMALRVAQAVENAQK, encoded by the coding sequence ATGAATCTTGAAACCCTGAGCATCGACCAGACGCGCGCCGCGCTGACCAGCGGTGAGACCACCGCCACCGCACTCGCCGAAGTTCACTACGCGCGCATCGCGCAAAAGGACGGCGAGATCAACAGCTATCTCTCGCTGGCGAAGGACCGTGCCCTGGCGCAGGCTGCAAAGATTGACGCGCTGGCCAAGGCCGGTGACCCTCTGCCTCCACTCGCAGGCGTTCCCCTCGGCATCAAGGACGTGCTGACCATGGTTGGGTCGCCCGCGACTGCCGGATCGAAGATCCTCGAAGGCTACCATCCGCCGTATGACTGCACCGCCGTCGCCAAGCTGGAAGCCGCGGGCGCTGTCCTGCTGGGTAAGCTGAACTGCGACGAGTTCGCCATGGGGAGCTCGAACGAGAACTCCGCGTACGGCCCGGTGCATAATCCGCGTGCCCTGGATCGCGTTCCCGGCGGAAGCTCGGGTGGCTCAGCTGCGGCGGTTGCTGCAGGTTTTTGCGTCGCCAGCCTGGGCACCGACACCGGTGGATCCATTCGCCAACCCGCGGCCTTCTGCGGTGTGACTGGCCTGCTTCCCACCTGGGGCCGTGTCTCGCGCTTCGGCCTGATCGCCTTTGCCTCGTCGCTCGATCGCATCGGACCGTTCACCAGGAACGTGAAGGACGCCGCCACCCTGCTGGGCGTCATGGCCGGTTCCGACATCATGGACGCGACCGCATCGCACACTCCGGTCAACGACTACGTGGCTGAGAGCCAGAAGCCCGTCGCCGGCCTGAAGATCGGTGTCCCCGAGGAGTACTTCGGCGAGGGTCTTGATCTCGAGATCCGCGCGGCGGTCGAGAAGTCCATCGCCGACCTCAAGGCCGCAGGCTGCGAGATCAAGAAGATCAGCCTGCCGCACACCCGCTACGCGATTCCGACCTACTACGTCATCGCTACGGCAGAGGCTTCAAGCAATCTCTCGCGCTTCGACGGAGTACGCTTCGGCCTGCGCGACAAGTCCGCATCCACGCTGACCGGGATGTATCGCCAGACCCGCGACGCCGGCTTTGGCGCCGAGGTAAAGCGCCGTATCCTGCTTGGAACCTACGCTCTGTCAGCCGGATACTACGACGCCTACTACAAGAAAGCCCAACAGGTTCGCACCCTGCTTACCCGCGACTTCCTGTCAGCCTTCGCCGACGTAGACGCCATCGTCACTCCGATGACGCCGACCCCGGCCTTCAAACTGGGCGAGAAGACAGACGACCCGGTCGCCATGTACCTGGCCGACGTCTACACCGTTGCCGCATCGCTGGCCGGCATCTGCGGCGTCTCCGTCCCTTGCGGAAACACGAAAGAAGGCCTGCCGATCGGCGTCCAGATTCTAGGCAGACACTTCGACGAAGGCATGGCTCTCAGGGTCGCTCAGGCAGTGGAGAACGCCCAGAAGTAA
- the gatC gene encoding Asp-tRNA(Asn)/Glu-tRNA(Gln) amidotransferase subunit GatC — MSETVTLDVVRRVAELALLELKDDEVVRMQKDLNAILGHIDQLNELDTAGVPPMAQVSEILGGQVEASADALREDLVRPSIDRTAVLREAPEADHRFFKVPKVIER; from the coding sequence ATGAGTGAGACGGTAACCCTTGACGTCGTACGCCGCGTGGCCGAGCTGGCTCTGCTCGAGCTGAAAGACGACGAAGTCGTCCGCATGCAGAAAGACCTGAACGCCATTCTTGGCCACATCGACCAGTTGAATGAGCTGGATACGGCCGGAGTTCCGCCGATGGCGCAGGTCAGCGAGATCCTCGGCGGACAGGTCGAAGCCTCCGCCGATGCGCTGCGGGAAGACCTCGTGCGCCCCTCGATTGACCGGACCGCGGTGCTGCGGGAAGCACCCGAAGCCGACCACCGCTTCTTCAAGGTCCCGAAGGTGATTGAGCGCTAA
- a CDS encoding DUF721 domain-containing protein translates to MERMRDVLRNTLGKSLRTLSETDRLAAAWPVVAGSAIASHSQVTAYEEGTVILQVDDPAWRPQLEAMCGRLVGDLKKVAGVSVTGLRFVSGQERPRYTQK, encoded by the coding sequence ATGGAACGGATGCGGGATGTGCTGCGCAATACCCTGGGGAAGTCGCTGCGAACACTCAGCGAGACCGACCGGCTGGCGGCCGCATGGCCGGTCGTCGCCGGCTCCGCCATTGCCTCGCACAGCCAGGTCACCGCATACGAAGAAGGCACCGTCATCCTGCAGGTGGACGACCCCGCATGGCGGCCTCAGCTTGAAGCCATGTGCGGACGCCTGGTAGGCGACCTGAAGAAAGTCGCCGGTGTCTCCGTGACTGGCCTGCGCTTTGTGTCGGGCCAGGAGCGGCCTCGCTATACTCAGAAGTGA